Proteins encoded within one genomic window of Babesia bigemina genome assembly Bbig001, chromosome : IV:
- a CDS encoding spherical body protein 3, putative yields MRSFLLLTLLAAASAVRAIVQRTGASLYHDVDSTYMPMFTEEQLRNPNIAPLDIASEKHLNEYVSRKFESNCGRVSRIVLHAPLDGLFKTIYYDAEPLNTPPAFLSYKAVVDYVDGAPTYIRLEGLVSRGVYGVRYFLKGDTAFTMVTRPDFIRSRVSNGTAYTLDLYADLDDFEEHNMVRANENSPQKIAIYYPKFNHYVEEVIAGTKKLWAYDPLSAEVCLKIMTYTYENKNFCVVRTMDWNGFIDEYLFVEGAGGYSRVSHNLKENFFIHGGSEAEGTQELDPNLITMVQVAPPTDEESDLFNSAKFIKANVREPPKRDEHWSSHTAYNASGNVETFGAAHEGYLIYRINDGQRVIWDRPGMGIKHFTHMVTLEGVELMQLTAIGDEGATYEYYMEKRKNGWAPITKSQMMELMNPSLVTSMFGEHVTIEAKDYTPEELEYINRCTTVTLDLKEIVYYAWYTDRVKIGNLITRKVLTAVDGYAFNRFVNGDEVVYNPKGKYLSTKVIHYKVKDMDLFGFDAIDKMTGKSEPHYFIKRNHLWLPVDEQSFNKTFLDMVVLTYYKQAQVADAIKEAEEAAARVDREIEEGAAKFIKDIDEAEASGTIGSLSDGAKPRRPIPKITRKPYDPYADPDEYMDLPLQQELDTHYGGHKLDRAANKEFLKKVRKHKFIRLELKGREDDRYKMHAIMGPDKTYRIVYNPAEGYLFDEVYESGVPVFATPGYIITEATIDQLPDGQHFLQIIAYDSEGNHVMLYFYKTNKYHNFKEISRATYTTLRFRSMVKTRIDVSKKNSHHRGVVKLVSKHYKKVSAFLPRYNCVIDEVRHRKYIIWRFDELNPEVVTRVVVFSRDNIQGVLLQLIDARANDVQRLYLNTNPKTDEYALFMHKGEMFALFKEYLMSRKTGIACFSSYRPNDIDWSKEIVEGSESYERIKAALTRSGRKWGKAPTLSPPTEDVEEEEPEADDELSGEPADEKAEKVEDDDSDSDDEEEEEEKKPADPDDEEDLTEEQKAAKEAAAAEAAKAAKLAAIQANLNRKADIKDSSYYVSIPFTLRKVVHKEGVVWDAGNTGSVCLDVRKYSKSQYRLVELEILTPDGRVEIRYFMNTHNGRGHYQEVELCRIGMDI; encoded by the coding sequence GAAGTTTGAGTCCAATTGTGGTCGTGTTAGCAGGATTGTGCTCCACGCCCCTCTGGATGGTCTTTTCAAGACTATTTACTACGATGCTGAACCCCTTAACACGCCACCTGCGTTCCTCAGTTACAAGGCTGTGGTTGACTACGTCGATGGCGCCCCAACCTACATTCGTCTTGAGGGTTTGGTCAGCCGTGGCGTGTACGGTGTCAGGTACTTCCTGAAGGGCGATACCGCTTTCACCATGGTTACTCGTCCTGATTTCATCAGGAGCAGGGTATCCAACGGTACCGCTTACACGCTGGACCTTTACGCCGATCTGGATGACTTCGAGGAGCACAACATGGTTCGTGCTAACGAGAACTCCCCTCAGAAAATTGCCATTTACTACCCGAAGTTCAACCACTACGTTGAGGAGGTTATTGCTGGCACCAAGAAGCTGTGGGCCTACGACCCGCTGTCCGCTGAGGTGTGCTTGAAGATTATGACTTACACTTACGAAAACAAGAACTTCTGTGTCGTGCGTACTATGGATTGGAACGGTTTTATTGATGAGTACTTGTTCGTTGAGGGTGCGGGTGGTTACAGCCGTGTTTCTCACAACCTTAAGGAGAACTTTTTCATTCACGGTGGTAGCGAGGCTGAGGGAACGCAGGAGCTCGACCCCAACCTCATCACCATGGTCCAGGTTGCGCCTCCCACTGATGAGGAATCTGACTTGTTCAACAGTGCCAAGTTCATCAAGGCCAACGTGCGCGAGCCGCCGAAGCGCGACGAGCACTGGAGCTCTCACACCGCCTACAACGCTTCTGGCAATGTTGAGACCTTCGGTGCTGCCCATGAAGGCTACCTTATCTACCGCATTAACGACGGCCAGCGCGTGATCTGGGACCGTCCCGGTATGGGTATTAAGCACTTCACGCACATGGTCACCCTTGAGGGTGTTGAGTTGATGCAGCTTACCGCCATCGGCGATGAAGGTGCCACTTACGAGTACTACATGGAGAAGCGCAAGAACGGCTGGGCCCCGATCACCAAGTCTCAGATGATGGAGCTCATGAACCCGTCCCTTGTTACCAGCATGTTCGGTGAGCATGTTACGATCGAGGCCAAGGACTACACTCCTGAGGAACTTGAGTACATCAACAGGTGCACCACCGTCACCCTTGACCTCAAGGAGATTGTGTACTACGCCTGGTACACTGACCGTGTCAAGATTGGTAACCTTATTACCAGGAAGGTGTTGACCGCTGTCGATGGTTACGCGTTCAACCGTTTCGTGAACGGCGATGAGGTTGTGTACAACCCCAAGGGCAAGTACTTGTCCACCAAGGTTATCCACTACAAGGTTAAGGACATGGACCTCTTCGGCTTCGACGCTATTGACAAGATGACCGGTAAGAGTGAGCCTCACTACTTCATCAAGCGCAACCACTTGTGGTTGCCTGTTGACGAGCAGTCTTTCAACAAGACGTTCTTGGACATGGTTGTCTTGACCTACTACAAGCAGGCCCAGGTTGCCGACGCTATCAAGGAAGCTGAGGAAGCTGCCGCCAGGGTTGACAGGGAGATTGAGGAGGGTGCTGCCAAGTTCATCAAGGACATCGATGAGGCCGAAGCTTCCGGTACCATTGGTAGTCTCAGTGACGGTGCTAAGCCCAGGCGCCCGATTCCCAAGATCACTCGTAAGCCCTACGACCCGTACGCCGACCCCGATGAGTACATGGACCTGCCCCTGCAGCAGGAGCTTGACACTCACTACGGTGGTCACAAGTTGGACCGTGCGGCTAACAAAGAGTTCCTGAAGAAGGTCAGGAAGCACAAGTTCATCCGTCTCGAGCTCAAGGGTCGCGAGGATGATCGCTACAAGATGCACGCCATCATGGGTCCGGACAAAACCTACAGGATTGTCTACAACCCTGCTGAGGGCTACCTGTTCGATGAAGTGTACGAGTCTGGCGTTCCGGTCTTCGCCACCCCCGGTTACATTATCACCGAGGCTACGATTGACCAGTTGCCTGACGGCCAGCACTTCTTGCAGATCATTGCTTACGACAGCGAGGGTAACCACGTCATGCTTTACTTCTACAAGACCAACAAGTACCACAACTTCAAGGAAATCAGTCGTGCCACCTACACCACGCTGCGTTTCAGGAGCATGGTTAAGACCCGTATTGATGTCAGCAAGAAGAACAGCCACCACAGGGGTGTGGTCAAGTTGGTCTCCAAGCACTACAAGAAGGTGTCTGCGTTCCTTCCCCGTTACAACTGCGTCATCGACGAGGTTCGTCACAGGAAGTACATCATCTGGCGTTTCGATGAGCTTAACCCCGAGGTCGTCACCCGTGTGGTTGTGTTCTCTCGTGACAACATCCAGGGTGTCTTGCTGCAGTTGATCGACGCCAGGGCGAACGATGTCCAGAGGTTGTACTTGAACACCAACCCCAAGACCGATGAGTACGCTCTGTTCATGCACAAGGGTGAAATGTTTGCTTTGTTCAAGGAGTACTTGATGAGCAGGAAGACTGGTATCGcgtgcttcagcagctACAGGCCCAACGACATTGACTGGAGCAAGGAGATCGTTGAGGGAAGCGAGAGCTACGAGAGGATTAAGGCCGCCCTCACCCGCAGTGGCAGGAAGTGGGGTAAGGCACCTACCCTCTCCCCGCCTACTGAGGATGTTGAGGAGGAAGAGCCCGAGGCCGATGACGAGTTGTCCGGTGAGCCTGCCGATGAGAAGGCTGAGAAGGTTGAGGATGATGACTCTGACTctgacgacgaggaggaggaggaagagaaGAAGCCCGCGGACCCtgatgatgaagaagaCCTCACTGAGGAGCAGAAGGCTGCTAAGGAAGCCGCGGCTGCTGAGGCAGCTAAGGCCGCCAAGTTGGCCGCCATCCAGGCCAACTTGAACCGCAAGGCTGACATCAAGGACAGCTCCTACTACGTCAGCATTCCGTTCACCCTGCGCAAGGTCGTCCACAAGGAGGGCGTTGTGTGGGATGCCGGAAACACTGGTTCTGTCTGCCTTGACGTCAGGAAGTACTCTAAGAGCCAGTACCGTCTCGTTGAGCTTGAAATCTTGACTCCCGACGGACGTGTCGAGATCAGGTACTTCATGAACACCCACAACGGAAGGGGTCACTACCAGGAGGTTGAGCTGTGCAGGATCGGTATGGACATTTGA
- a CDS encoding small nuclear ribonucleoprotein, putative: protein MSSSKAQDATSAISEDKDKPAGPLAVLEACVRDNSQVLINCRSNRKLLGRVKAFDRHFNMILTDVREMWTETSRGGGKKKYVNKDRYISRLFLRGDSVIVVLSNPK, encoded by the exons ATGTCGA GCTCAAAAGCTCAAGACGCCACTTCGGCCATATCGGAAGACAAGGATAAACCTGCTGGGCCGCTTGCTGTGCTAGAGGCATGCGTCCGTGACAATTCCCAGGTGCTCATCAACTGCCGGAGCAACCGTAAGCTTCTAGGCCGC GTTAAGGCTTTTGACCGGCACTTCAACATGATTCTGACCGATGTTCGTGAGATGTGGACAGAGACGAGCCGCGGCGGCGGAAAGAAGAAGTATGTCAACAAAGACCGTTACATCTCTCGCCTTTTCCTGCGCGGTGATTCAGTGATCGTCGTGCTTAGCAACCCCAAATGA
- a CDS encoding -Vacuolar protein sorting-associated protein 11 homolog, whose protein sequence is MAASRRFHFFDKCFIAVSEAGRGSVGFEAVVDTAGDDAVLWVLESSGRLNALYRDVGAAYSEDSLRCVSVKAFEFEAQRVFSCSEASAVVVVGKDEESDSMLKFNTYKVTPQFDLENNELLHFVQSVPVFSPSQGLVLDHVQAVAVSPCASVVAVATAGGCVYVYRNYVIPPVDGSPHDHRLRSYSVGDLAGAHHLGTIRALHVSPLSSGVFGLAVCCDSMIVSLRLAPDPEIAYTQLIESSFESSCNLGSKGQFVVAKSGGMLDIYDIESGFVNAVKGSESCASICAYKHYVATASLECRGGLEASYATTLVNVQSIVPGVDFVAHSQYIPVVFKFERALRSLYVFARSGTSSALILFELREKGIHDRLQILIRKRMFEWALRIAALERRPLSECEELHKIHANWLYDKGHYDLAIEAYCRAGSAVEPAFVIGRFMSLRARFYLYKYLLHLHRSGSVSRIHTVVLMRALQSLFEDRVNGGCRLDAATPADSVGATGASEPDSNEVDCQQLLSAFLSEFGDSHQDGIMAALSDCRSSGGSDFARVVALAQQNHDQYVDILVEDFHDYSSALDYLMTVDRQVACNAILRHGRRLVKHNSDAVLSLIRKIGESMPHSNGNVHDAFVPIFCMEDRFLSEMLGSDGPCTQLLIFATRLHLMLDQFASHRRRVMDDTSAAASSAPTNGQSTQQHPTTPPPPSDGTQAHKASALDECVGSAGPLAVAEAPSAAHADGEFDITGLENRMWKLLNGNTQHAEYQMIALILCLLYSYQRGANLMAIKMGYYHLPLVLAGMGNNEINSNKFDLLNHALSYGYNEPTLWIGALSLLVGASNDTSEEIRGTLRHIQTHRLLSFPGVLAILKKKQTLQFGHVKEYLRNEFRRIEELLQECIGDIAQDKIDCGQMNRDLQRLQHSYFVINNTNCSRCELCLEMPSLHFYCQHSFHTYCIGTDGVCPKCAPATQDGPDGGRPQKGSGHQDDFFKFLSGATDPFVYMAQQLERFAFARS, encoded by the exons ATGGCTGCATCTCGGCGATTCCACTTTTTCGACAAGTGCTTTATCGCTGTGTCTGAAGCAG GCCGAGGCTCCGTAGGCTTTGAGGCGGTAGTAGACACGGCCGGCGACGATGCTGTTTTATGGGTTTTGGAGTCCTCGGGCCGTCTAAACGCCTTGTACAGGGATGTCGGCGCGGCTTATTCGGAGGACTCCCTGCGCTGCGTCTCTGTAAAGGCCTTCGAGTTCGAGGCGCAGCGCGTGTTTTCCTGCAGTGAAGCCTCTGCGGTCGTCGTCGTAGG GAAGGATGAAGAATCAGACTCTATGCTAAAATTCAACACGTACAAGGTCACACCTCAATTTGATTTGGAGAATAACGAGTTGCTGCATTTCGTGCAATCCGTTCCAGTATTCTCTCCATCGCAGGGCCTGGTACTCGATCACGTACAAGCTGTAGCAGTGTCACCATGTGCATCTGTCGTTGCC GTTGCCACAGCGGGCGGCTGCGTGTACGTATATCGCAACTATGTGATTCCTCCAGTGGATGGTTCGCCACATGATCATCGCCTACGAAGTTACAG CGTCGGTGACTTGGCTGGTGCGCATCATTTGGGCACTATCCGTGCTCTGCACGTCAGTCCGCTTTCCTCTGGCGTCTTCGGTTTAGCAGTGTGCTGTGACAGCATGATTGTATCGCTACGCTTGGCACCGGATCCGGAGATTGCGTATACGCAGCTGATAGAGTCGTCGTTCGAGTCGTCGTGCAACCTGGGCAGTAAGGGCCAATTCGTGGTTGCCAAATCGGGTGGTATGCTGGACATTTACGACATAGAGAGCGGCTTCGTcaacgcggtgaagggTTCGGAATCGTGTGCGTCCATTTGCGCTTATAAGCACTACGTTGCCACGGCGTCGCTTGAATGCCGGGGCGGTCTGGAGGCGTCGTATGCCACCACTCTGGTTAACGTGCAGTCCATTGTGCCGGGAGTGGACTTCGTGGCACATTCGCAGTACATCCCCGTTGTGTTCAAGTTTGAACGGGCGTTGAGATCGCTGTATGTGTTTGCACGTTCGGGAACGAGCTCCGCTTTGATTTTGTTTGAGCTGCGGGAGAAGGGCATCCACGACCGCCTGCAGATTCTAATTCGCAAACGTATGTTTGAGTGGGCGCTGCGCATTGCCGCTTTGGAGCGCCGTCCTCTTTCTGAGTGCGAGGAGCTTCACAAGATCCACGCGAATTGGCTATACGACAAAGGGCACTACGATCTGGCCATAGAGGCCTACTGTCGCGCGGGTTCCGCGGTGGAGCCGGCATTCGTCATTGGGCGTTTCATGTCGCTGCGTGCGAGGTTTTACCTCTATAAATACCTGCTTCACCTCCATCGGTCTGGCTCGGTGTCGCGCATTCACACGGTAGTGCTGATGCGTGCCCTGCAATCGCTGTTCGAAGACCGCGTCAACGGTGGCTGCAGGTTGGATGCAGCAACCCCTGCTGACTCAGTAGGTGCAACTGGCGCGTCTGAGCCAGATTCCAATGAGGTCGActgccagcagctgctttcTGCGTTTCTGTCAGAATTTGGCGACTCACACCAAGACGGCATAATGGCCGCGTTGTCCGATTGCCGCTCGTCGGGCGGGTCTGACTTTGCGCGAGTGGTCGCCTTGGCCCAGCAAAACCACGACCAGTACGTCGACATACTGGTGGAGGACTTCCACGACTACAGCTCAGCCTTGGATTACCTGATGACCGTTGACCGGCAGGTTGCATGCAATGCGATTCTGCGCCATGGAAGGCGCCTGGTGAAACACAACTCCGACGCGGTGCTATCTTTGATTCGCAAGATCGGCGAATCCATGCCACACAGCAACGGCAACGTGCACGACGCATTTGTGCCCATCTTCTGCATGGAGGACCGATTTCTGTCTGAGATGCTCGGCTCCGATGGCCCATGcacgcagctgctgatTTTCGCTACCAGGCTGCATCTAATGCTCGATCAGTTCGCTTCGCATAGGCGGCGTGTGATGGATGACACGTCGGCCGCAGCGTCGTCAGCACCGACCAATGGGCAGTCAACGCAGCAGCATCCCACcactccaccgccgcccagTGATGGCACGCAAGCGCATAAAGCGTCGGCGCTCGACGAATGTGTCGGCTCCGCAGGTCCCCTAGCCGTCGCGGAGGCCCCGTCTGCCGCGCACGCCGATGGTGAGTTCGACATCACCGGGTTGGAGAATCGCATGTGGAAGTTACTGAACGGGAACACTCAGCACGCGGAATACCAGATGATAGCTCTGATTTTGTGCCTTCTATACAGCTACCAGCGTGGCGCGAATTTGATGGCGATCAAGATGGGCTACTACCACCTGCCGTTGGTCCTGGCTGGCATGGGCAACAACGAGATTAACAGCAACAAGTTCGACTTGCTCAATCACGCTCTCAGCTACGGTTACAACGAGCCTACGCTGTGGATCGGCGCCTTGTCTCTGCTGGTCGGAGCTTCGAACGACACGTCGGAGGAGATCCGGGGGACTTTGCGCCACATACAGACCCACAGGTTGCTGAGTTTCCCGGGGGTGCTGGCCATCCTCAAGAAGAAGCAAACTCTGCAGTTTGGCCACGTGAAG GAATACTTGCGCAACGAGTTTCGTCGAATCGAGGAGCTTCTGCAGGAGTGCATCGGCGACATAGCTCAGGACAAGATCGACTGCGGTCAGATGAACCGCGACCTCCAGCGGCTGCAGCACTCTTACTTCGTGATCAACAACACAAACTGTTCACGGTGCGAGTTATGCCTCGAGATGCCGTCGTTGCATTTTTACTGCCAGCACTCCTTCCACACGTACTGCATAGGCACCGACGGCgtctgccctaaatgcgcGCCCGCGACACAGGACGGACCG GATGGCGGCCGGCCGCAGAAAGGCTCTGGCCACCAGGACGACTTTTTCAAGTTCCTGAGCGGCGCCACCGACCCCTTCGTTTACATGGCACAACAGCTGGAGCGCTTCGCGTTTGCGCGGTCGTGA
- a CDS encoding ATP-dependent Clp protease adaptor protein ClpS domain containing protein, putative codes for MEASPEVAANMAMEKSNELEQSEEKKSKLEETIESIKETETTEQTDEAKKDRLEQIMAWKVVLFNDDIHSFKYVTEVLASSIPQLTREVAHTITVEAHNSGKATVICTWKSKAEFYCTAYAQVRNVDPLEP; via the exons ATGGAAGCCAGCCCGGAAGTTGCGGCCAATATGGCGATGGAGAAATCTAACGAACTTGAGCAGTCAGAGGAAAAGAAAAGCAAGCTTGA GGAGACCATCGAGAGCATCAAGGAGACGGAAACCACGGAGCAGACTGATGAAGCGAAGAAGGACCGCTTGGAACAGATTATGGCTTGGAAGGTTGTACTTTTTAACGACGACATTCATAG CTTCAAGTATGTCACGGAAGTACTGGCTAGCTCAATACCGCAGCTCACCCGTGAAGTTGCGCACACAATCACCGTAGAGGCACACAATTCGGGCAAGGCAACGGTTATATGCACCTGGAAGAGCAAGGCCGAATTTTACTGCACAG CCTACGCACAAGTGCGCAACGTCGACCCGCTGGAGCCGTGA
- a CDS encoding 8-oxoguanine DNA glycosylase, putative — MLPWRRLCLRREMDPSYLLTTGQSFSWASVGDDLWVGVIDDAVLELRKAGEEVEFRSVFGSCGEKRIRSYFDLDYDYTLNRENAPASVLRVVDRRPGVRILQQEPLETLISFICSANNNIKRITQLCFALREKYGTFLGEKSYADTHIRFHAFPNLRQLSSASPEELRGLGLGYRADYVFRTVTALRESGIDSLLRLRDLPTEEARAELVRYRGVGRKVADCVLLFGIGKREVVPVDVHIKRIAKAHFGIKESGASSYEAVQTAFSSICPENAGWLQAVLFIDSVLWGTRQT; from the exons ATGTTGCCTTGGCGCAGGCTTTGCCTGCGGCGGGAGATGGACCCGTCCTACCTCCTGACCACCG GCCAATCGTTTAGCTGGGCGTCAGTGGGCGACGACCTTTGGGTCGGCGTGATAGACGATGCGGTGCTTGAGTTGCGCAAGGCGGGGGAGGAAGTCGAATTCAG ATCGGTCTTCGGCAGCTGCGGGGAGAAACGCATCCGCAGTTACTTCGATCTCGACTACGATTACACGTTAAACAGAGAGAACGCTCCCGCCAGCGTTCTGCGCGTGGTGGATCGGCGGCCTGGCGTGCGAATTTTGCAGCAGGAGCCGCTGGAGACGCTCATCAGCTTCATATGTTCCGCCAATAACAACATCAAGCGCATAACTCAGCTGTGCTTCGCTCTACGCGAAAAGTACGGGACGTTCTTGGGCGAGAAATCGTATGCCGACACGCACATACGGTTTCATGCATTCCCTAACTTGCGCCAACTCTCCTCGGCGTCCCCCGAGGAGCTGCGTGGCTTAGGACTGGGGTACCGCGCCGACTACGTTTTCAGGACAGTTACAGCGTTACGTGAGAGCGGCATTGACAGCCTATTGCGTCTGCGCGACCTGCCGACGGAGGAAGCGCGAGCGGAGCTGGTTCGATATCG CGGCGTGGGGAGGAAGGTGGCGGACTGTGTGCTGCTTTTCGGCATCGGCAAGCGCGAGGTGGTACCAGTGGACGTGCACATAAAACGTATTGCAAAGGC GCACTTCGGCATCAAGGAAAGTGGCGCTTCGAGCTACGAAGCCGTGCAGACTGCATTCTCGTCCAT CTGCCCCGAGAATGCAGGCTGGCTACAGGCGGTTCTCTTCATCGACTCCGTCCTGTGGGGGACGCGCCAAACCTGA
- a CDS encoding ethanolamine-phosphate cytidylyltransferase, putative → MTADGEAPKKRIYVDGVFDLLHWGHLNALRQSQELGGSIIVGVVSDDEARNTKGIAPIYTASERAELIRGCRWVDEVIVDTPYEVSLDFLTNVAKCDMVAHGDDVAIGSSGKDCYEEVKNAGKLVHFRRSRGSSTSTTLGRLVEALTSERFSHLSSTERHGHDALSQFRRLVEQNEAQMSREQFSDDGLQAIEMRQQKNKMHVMFPRCRTSATLFAKFIPNTPKLPNAKVIYVDGSFDVFHVGHLRFLERAKALGDYLIVGLYDDQTVRTIKGNPFPVTHLMDRALTVLAMKCTDDVILGAPFIPSKNYLENLGVSLVVTGNYSDLPLMTGGFDTHSVAREMSIVQKIESGCTLTSADILQRVSSRLDQITSNVEQRCKREKALYH, encoded by the coding sequence ATGACTGCTGACGGCGAGGCACCCAAAAAACGCATCTACGTTGACGGAGTCTTCGACCTTCTACACTGGGGCCACCTGAACGCGCTTCGACAATCCCAAGAACTCGGAGGCAGCATCATCGTGGGAGTAGTGTCGGACGATGAGGCACGCAACACCAAGGGAATAGCGCCAATCTACACTGCAAGCGAAAGGGCTGAGCTCATAAGAGGATGCAGATGGGTCGACGAAGTAATAGTAGATACACCCTATGAGGTATCGCTCGACTTTCTTACGAATGTAGCAAAGTGCGACATGGTAGCGCACGGCGACGATGTCGCCATCGGATCAAGCGGGAAGGACTGCTACGAAGAAGTCAAAAATGCAGGCAAACTCGTTCACTTCAGACGCTCAcgtggcagcagcacctcgaCCACCCTCGGGAGGCTCGTTGAGGCGCTGACGAGCGAAAGGTTCAGCCACTTGTCATCTACCGAACGCCACGGACACGACGCGCTCTCGCAATTTAGAAGACTCGTAGAGCAAAACGAGGCACAGATGTCGCGCGAACAATTCTCAGACGATGGGCTGCAGGCCATAGAAATGCGGCAACAGAAAAACAAGATGCACGTGATGTTCCCGCGTTGCCGCACGAGCGCCACACTATTCGCCAAGTTTATCCCCAACACGCCGAAATTGCCAAACGCCAAAGTCATATACGTCGACGGCAGCTTCGATGTATTCCACGTCGGACACCTCAGATTCCTAGAGCGGGCGAAGGCACTCGGCGACTACCTCATCGTCGGCCTCTACGACGACCAGACGGTCAGGACGATAAAGGGTAACCCGTTCCCGGTCACCCACCTCATGGACCGCGCACTCACCGTCCTTGCCATGAAGTGCACCGACGATGTGATACTGGGCGCGCCCTTCATACCCTCCAAAAACTACCTCGAGAACCTGGGTGTGTCACTGGTTGTCACCGGCAACTATAGCGACCTGCCCCTGATGACCGGCGGATTCGACACACACTCGGTCGCCAGAGAAATGTCAATTGTACAAAAGATCGAGTCCGGATGCACCCTAACCAGCGCCGATATCTTACAGCGGGTATCCAGCAGACTTGATCAAATAACCTCCAACGTCGAACAGCGGTGCAAAAGGGAAAAGGCCTTGTACCATTAA